TGACCATTATAATTATGTGCCTCTACTTGATTTcgttctaaattattttgttcgATTTCAAATCGACCATTATGATGATTATTTCTTTCCAAGGCCATTCTATTGTTTTCAGCCCTCTGCCTTCACTGTGCAAATCTAGGATTTGCTCTATTTCTAGTAGCATTATCCCTTCTTGGATATTGCTGAAATTGAGCCATTTCATGCCCAAGTTCATTCTCTTGACCATTGTCAAACCCATTATCCATAAATAATTCTGGGTTTCCATCATTCCTAGGGAAATCAATGTCATCTAAAGGGATTTCTACTCCtgagttattattattcctTTGAGGAACTCCATTGTGATGATTGTTTCTCATGCGATGGTTATTTCCTCGAAGAACATTTTCTGTTCTTATTGGAACATTCATAGTCACATGATCATTATTCTCATTTCTGTGATAATTTTCAATATGAGGAACATTTTCTGTTCTTGGTGGGTTAATCAAATGAAGGATGTTTTCCATTCTTGGGGAATTCTCAGTAAAAGGGACGTTTACTAATCCTAAAGGAACTTCCATATTTTGGAAATTCTCAAATAAAGGATTACTATTCACTCCTGAACCCACTCCACCGACAAAGTCATTATTTGCTCCTACGTTTGGCTGATTTAAGTGTCTATCTTTACCATTTGCAACAATGACTCGATGAACcagattttggttttctttaagTTGTTTCATCTCATCACTCATGTAGTCAAAACGTGCAACTACATCATCTTTCATTTGATTAAATTGTCTCAGAATTACCTCTaaaaaatttggatttaaatctgagtgtaatccattatgTCCAGATTCACCATGCTCTGTAATAGGCCGTGAAACTGGATTTGGTTCTGTAGAATTAGAAGAACCAGAATTATTCTCATTGCTATTGCTATTATTCCTCATTTTTCTTGTAAGGACTGGCATGTACTCCCACTGTGGTCGCCAATTTGTTTGTGAGAATACAAACTTTCTTAGAAAGAACTAACAAGACAAGATTTCGCACCAAATTGATGGGCTCTGCCACTACCTAAACTAATAGGACTTCAAAAGTACAAAATATTCAACTAAGAAAAATAAGGGAACAAGCAATGTAATCACAATATGTAGATATCTTAATTCAAGTTCATACAAATAAGAAAGATTCAAATCACACAAACTCCTaagttaaattacaaaaactataATTAGATAATTCATGTGAGGCAAACGCACTTATAAACATGAAGTTATCATTCCATTGACTGGGAATGTGAATCAAGTTTTCAGATTTTTCTTCCTCCCTGTGATAATAcctttaatctttatttatagTAGACAAAACAGTTACTGCACTTCTCCTTATTTTTTGGTAACTTCTATTGCACTCTGACTTAGTGGATAACTAACTGATATTCTCTTGTTATAACAGGTATtgcaagttttgttttttgggccAGGCTTACACTGATCAAGATTTGGGCCACTGATCCAGATTTGGGCCATGTGaacaatgtttattttttttattttatttttagcctAACAGTAATTTACCAAAATGGACATGACTTTGTTGTTAAGGCTCCTTTGTCATCTTGTAACTTGTAAGGCATATAATAAtagcatatttttttatatagggtAATGACTTgttataaaataagaaaaagttttcttaaaaaaaaaaataaaaaaaaaaaaaaaaagagagaggaaaagaaggACACCCActttaatgttttatatttacttgtattttttcttttttgcaaaagAATCAATCTCCTAGACTCCTACCACAATTTTAGCCCATGTATATCTTCCACGGGCCTACCACCACATCACTACTTTTCTACTTGCTTGTCTCCCTGATCTCATCCCTACGGCGCCGCCCATTAATATTCTTTAGCTCCAATTTTCACCCTGCCCATAAGATTCTAATCAAGCAAAACGGTGAGGACAACTAGTCCTTGCAAAGGCAACAAAGCAACAAGCTAAGAGAGACAAGGGAACAAAAAGTGAACAACTGGAGGCAGACAGGAGATAGACAGAGGCAACTGGGCAGAAGCACAGAGGAGATACATGGTGTCAAGGCAATAAACTTTTCTTAAGTATTTTGGTCAATATGCTATTTTGTGAGGATATTTTGAGAATTTCACACTTTTTTACACAACTTTGATAGTAAACTCGTATTTGCGTTTTTGAAAAAACTTGAGTTTATTGTGTTTTGAAAACTCCGAGTCGGGCttgagtaatattgtttgtatttttttgaagcatgtgtgaataaaaaagtatgtgaaaatacgtgtgatattatttaaaaactaaagaCATGTTAAAATGTTCTACCAAACTAGCCCTCAATTTTTGGCAATTTTGAAAACGTGATTTCTTTATAAACAGAGTACCAAACGTTTCACTTCTATCATTTTCATACATAAATGCACGTTTTGATTATCAAAACGCTTATCCAAATAATATCACTTCAGAAAACTTTGGATTCTAAAAGTGGACATTAAATTCAGAAAGTTTGAAGATTTGAATCATTAATTCTTTGATGCGTCTGGGGTGGAAGTGTAATGAAGAATTTCAGTTTTGTTGCATCTTATtcaaaagatataaaaagataaaaagtaaaaatcttAAGAAGCTTACGCAGATGGAGATGCGGGGGATCGAACCCCGTGCCTCTCGCATGCAAAGCGAGCGCTCTACCATTTGAGCTACATCCCCATTTGCCTATTTTGTTGTCAAAGATCGTTTTAACTGTGAAAGTCCAGGGGCTATTTCAACGAGTTATTTAAGTTTGGAGGAAAATAGCAGATTTGCAGTGTACTAAaagaatatcaaaataaaaacatgttttgAAAAGTGTGTCACCAAGGCATTTCTATAATGCAAAAAGAGTAATTCTTGTGCCATTGCCTTTTGGTGTGACAAGAATTTTTTATGCAAAAATCGTGTGTAAGGTTGTTTCTGGGGAATATGAGATCAGCCTTGGCATaaatttttgagagaaaatttcCACGTGAAGCTCACCAACTTTAGCCTAGGTAGTGTAGTATATGTACACAATTATCAAAACTTGCGTGCGCAAGGTTAAGTTAGTCAAagggtttttaactttttgaaaatcaagaaaaaaaaaaggttcatatTTTTCTTGCTTAGCCTAAATCTCTTTAATAAAACCCCTTAAAGATTCGTTATTAAGAAACGTAATTAAAGTTATAAGGAATACAAAATGAGCTTTCTAGGCACTTAATCACATTATTAAATTCAATGATCTAAtgatcaaaatttgagaatatatataccATACATCGAAtcattcaaattttcatttaccGTATAACCACGCACAATTAATGCAAATATATtgtgttgttttttgtttagtgTGCAGGCAAATTATACTGTTGAGACTGAGTAAACTAGCTAGGGGCAATCTTGTTTGCATTGGCAAACGTAGCCACGTCAATAACGTTGTAAAGACTGATTGAGTtatatctcttaaaaaaaaaaaaagttgtgttaaCGGGCACCGTGTGGTGCCCGTTAAGCACACTTTTTCCTGACATAATTTAtgtctttttttcaatttatattactttttcagttttgtaTGTactatttaagattttttttgactttttctgACAAATTTTTGGTGCTGGTTAACGTTGTCCAAAAAACAATTTACTTTTGATAGTCGACTGACGACCAACATGTGGGTTGCATCCACATCAGTTGTCTGAATCTCAATGCCAAAAATATGGAATCATGCAATGAATAAGTATGTCGCTATGtgtcacttatcaaaaaaaatagaatacgGATGTCGGTATGTGTCAATTGTCATAGATCAATGAAAATTACTGAGAGGGGAGGGGTTGGTAAAGTGATGTAAAAATATGTACTGAgtaaaaaagtgttgtaaaaatatatgttgtattgtttaaataataaaaattgttattcaaacaatattatcaaattagccttaaataattattaatttctaaCTAAtctcaataaacaaaaaactaaattcaTCAAATTTCCGGCCATAATTAAAGTAATCATATAATTATAGAATcgtgtcaaaaaaaattaaatgaaaaattacaaaataacatAGAATGAATGAGGCTCTGACACCACATGTTGAAAATTTAAAACAGCAAAAGAAACAATCATTGTTGTTAGTGGTTTTTGGTACAACCCAACTAACTGAACTTGTGGCCAAATGTATGTACACATATATAATTATTGCACTCCATTAATGAATGTTTACATAAATCTGCAGTAATTTGCAAAGTTTCATAGTCGACATTTTAAGGGACACAAACCATCCCCGTCGTGTCTATATGTCCTTCACTCCTTAACCAGCTACATATATAGTGCAGTAGAGTACgtactatatatatatcactcaTTTTTGCAGTAGGTAATTTTAATttgcattattattataataattattatttttttgttgcttgCTAGTATTAACATCTTTGAAAGGTGAACAAATTCTCTGCAACTGATGATGGGTGAGGTTGCCCTTGCAAGTCTTTCCTCTACATTCAAGTCTCCATTATTGCTCCATGGATCAAGAACCCGATGTGCACTTggcaaagaagagagaaagggtAAGCAGAAGAACCGTAGCTACCATGAAAAGGCACCATGGAAGCCATTTAATCAAAAGCCTATAAAATACTCTTCTAGATTCACTTCAGATCTTCCTCTCTCTGAGTCACCTTGggtatctctctctttttttttttttttttcttttttgtttgaataataattaaataattaaaattcatcgTTTTTTATCGGCTTAAAATTTTGAGGTGTGTGATACTTTGTTATACTAGTTTTTGGTTTTAGCAGGCTTCTTTTGATCAGTATTTGGAGAACGAGTCCAGAATTCTCAAAGCAACCTTTACAGATGGAGAAAAAATGCAAGTTAGTGAGGTGTTTGACTGCCCTACTTCCActttctatgattttttttttttttttttataccataaaaatattgttcaaaCTGAGATTTTCTTGGCAGAGTTTGTtatgttagaattatgtggGCCATGAACTATCTTATGATGCATCTattatcagaaaaaaaaaattttgtgaaattatAAACAGTATTTTTATGTTGAAATAATATTAgtatatctaatttttttttttagaatactaaatatttttaatacacaCGGAAAGATAAGAAGaggtcttaaagaaactgacagTGATATAACCCACTAATTTAATAGACTACTTTGATTCAATAGACTATGGTTATGAATGAAATCATTGTAATTCTTAACTTAACCGTATCCATCAATGATATAGTCTATCATAATAGGTGCATTAGGGGATAGAGTCACgttatcaaaataaaagatattctTGGTCCcacccccccccacaaaaaaagtgtcaaatgttttgattttaatttctaACATTCAATTctcagcccaaaaaaaaaaaaaaacattcaaaagATTTCACCGTTTAAGAAATCAAAAGTGATATTTCATAAATGAGAATAAAACTATAAGTATATCctattagaaaaaatataaatctatcatttttatttagtaaaaaaagtgaaaaaattttaaaattctcaacttttttttttgagaagattaaaattttcaactttgtaTGGCAATTAGgtattgaaatttatttatatgatattttttagaagaatgatatctaattaaaactaaaaattctaaatttttttttttaaattaataagttAAAAGAGAAATTGAATCAATAATCTTCATATGATATCAGTTTATTATTTTCCTAGAAAATATGATATTCTTTCGCTAACATTCAAGCAAACACAGATgtattacattatattttttttattagatatgtattttgaaaatctaatcgttagattgcatgttcttattacattcttcatgtttgcaaaatttcagggagattaaagatcaatagttatgttatcaatgatatatttaaatttcaagtttttatggtaaaatattttgcacaaaaaataGGTTTATTGAACGAATagcaaataaaatcttatttaaacaaaatttaacattcatgttaaaaaataaataaataaataaataaaaacctataatccaattgttagattttcaaaattcgcattcaataaaaagatatacgACAAGTTTAGAGGGTTTCACTCCAAACTAGTCTGGAGAAAAATCTTGTCCTATgtgtctttatttatttatttctctctctttctctctctctcaaacaatAAATCTAAATATTGTTGGACCATGATGGAAAGGAAGTGCAAGTCAAAAATAGGTCtgattatgaaaaataatataagagtTTGTCTTTTGATGGCTAGTTTGTAACATTCTTAACAATCCTTTCATAATGAGACTCATGCACATTGAGTGTGGCATCATTACCCTCACTACGTCATTATGAataacttaataataataataataagaaaagtgTATGCATAATTATAATCTATCatttttaataacatttttcattcttgttatctttttttaaatataaaatgtaaaagGAATTGTAAACTTTGACATCTTAGAGGAATTGTCAAggttaaataatttttggtaTAATTGTTCTAGAAAATTTTACAATCTTCGATAGTACAATAATGTTGCACTTCCTCCCTTTAACATGAACAATAGGTCccatatgaatttaattaatagatACTTAACTATGTGAGAAGGGAGAGTATGAAAGTATTTTACCATTagaatatgatttaattttcccttaaataaatatgatttaattacTTGAACTTTATAGAACAACCAAGTATTGGTAAGGAACTACCGCACACTCTTGGTGCgatgatcactccacaagtataagtgcttgtggagtgtgggggacAAGGGTTGTAGTTTAAGTCTTCAGGAGGAAgatttacacacatatacacttatattaggatagagtagaatttctatcttgtattaaaaaaaaaaaaaaaaaagtattggtTAGGAGTTACATGAACTAGATGAatcttaaataatattattaattaatgaatctaacataaattttattacataaaatagtcaTAAAGTTTTTAGGGAGGATATTATGGTTGGTCATGTCCTCTctagaaataataaattacatgtCAAAGGCCACACATGCAAGGGCGTAGAAGAGAAATGGCTTCTTGATTATAATTAGCTAGGGAGAGCTTCCTAATTACTTGTAATGTTCTTGAATAGTATAAACTTGTAAGAAACTTCTCACATTTTGAAGttgatttttgttatatttattcCTGATATAATTGTTTATTCATAAATGTTTAATATTTGTTTCTCTTGAGTTAACTTCTAAGTAAAATTCCATCATATTATTGTTAACTATCAACGACCTatgaatctaattttttttattgattaaagaGTGATGCTAAAAACATTACAGGactataaattaatttatatgttaccaaaaaccatcaatttaaaaaaataagtgttaCTTTCGCCACATTTTTATAACAGACCttaggtggtaaattgttattagttctaaattaaatttaccattgattttttttttttttttgccacttaagatttgttgtgaaacgttgtgaaaatgttgtgaatgtagcatttctcttcgaaaaaaataattcaaacatttatttattatgttcttAAAGTGACttcaatcacatttattgtcaaatcaatttgtaaactttttgtaataaaattgataataactttagcattttaCTTGTAGTATGCTTTAATGGGATAGTcgacctctttttttttttttttttttttttttgggggggggggggggggtggggtggggtgggtggtggtggtggtgatggtgtgCGGGAGATAGTCGACCTCTTTAGTTGCTCTAaagaaaatgctatttttcttaTTAGGAACATATGAGTATATGACTCTAACCTCTTTCTCATACATATGTTTTTATGCTTAATTTTTGTAGGACGAATGGAGAATTCAGCTGCCACCCTTACAATTCTTGTTCTTAACAGTGCAGCCAATAATTGACATGCGGTTGAGATGCAAATCAAAAGGGAAGGATTACCCTTCAGCAGTTCCTTGTGAGATCACAAAGGTTCTTGAGCTTGAAATGGTAAGCtacaataaaaagttaaaaacaaacTAAGAGCGCATACAAAAATAAACGTGACCGGCCCTAATTAGTTTATTGAGTATCCATGATTGGTCCTAAAATTTTAGGACAAAGACttgattgttgttattattattgttattattattgttgttgtttttctttggaTAAATCATAAATAGCATACTAGAAAAGTTGATATatgaatttaaatatatatttgctGCTTCACCTTCCCACATAAATATGAAAAGCTAATCTTTTACAGACAAAATGGGAGCTCCTAGGGCTTGATGATGTTCGTGAGTCATTAGGCTTCAGTGCCAATGCTAAAGGAGCCATATACCCTGATAGACGGGCAACACAAAGCTGGATTAAAACTCAATTCGAGCTTAACATAAGCTTTGTTCTTCCACCTTCACTTGCTTTGGTTCCTAAAGATGTTATTCAAGACATTGGAGTGTCAGTAAGTCCATCAAATCTAAGTGCTATTTACATCTCTCTTTGTTTTCACTATTACAATTTCTTGAAGTATATCATATATACTATTTGTAAGTAATAATACACAATTGATAAACTACTTCAGATATACGTGAGGACTGAGTAATGCTAAGaatcacaaaattttcacaatttttttttgcaactattGATATGCATAGTAAGTTGTGATTAAACCAACATCACTTTCACACAGTCCCATCACTATTAgtttaactcaatttttattaaaacattaattacaTGTCAACTCatcaattatgaaaaaaattgtttaaaaaaaaaaattgttttcttgaACTTGAGTATAGTTCACCAGGCCTTATGAGGCTGCAAGTCTGCAACAACTACTACCACATCATTATCAATTCAAGTTCCTTGTTAGTTTGTCCAGAAAATTACTATTAATTTCCATTGTTTTTAGCCATAAATTTACTAGGAGATTGTATCCAACAACAGGTGATCCAAAGATTGGTGGATGACAAGAAGCAAAAAGCTAATGATGGAGTGCTTGTAGATTATGATAAATTCAAAAGGGAGAAACTCAAGAATCTGGTTTAAGCCTAGTGATTCTTGAATATGAGGTCAGAAGGCCAAAATAAGTTAATTCATAGTAGCTTACATTATTCAGCAAAGGAAAGCTTTGGCGACTGAAAGTTGAAGTTaaatttaataagatagaaGTGGATTTGCATCATTCTTTGATACATTTGGGGTTGAAGTGTAACGAAAATTTCAGTTTAGTTTCATCTTCTTGCAAATATTGAACAAATAAGTCATTAGTGAAGCTAACATATGGAAATGCAGGGGATCTAACCCTAAATAATCCGAATGCAAAACTACCAgagaatttttttgttgttgttgtggttccTCGTTGATGTGCTTGTTCTTTATAAAAATCGTGATCAATGAGGAACTGCAACTAAGATTGTAAAATGTTAAACTGAATCTAAGTGAAGCAATAATATCACAAATAGGATATTGTAGCCCGTAGTTGATTCCAAACCAAATCTTTTCTCTAAGGAAAACATAATGAAATTTCTTCTAGAATATAATGGAATAGAAATCTGATTGATGATTTGATAAATTATACTCTGCATTGTATTTAATCATAGGAAGCACGATTCTGTACATGTCAAAAGTTAAAATGTAGAACACATTATACATTCAACAATGAACAAAGCAAATCAACATGTTGCTGTTACTGTACAGCTAAACATCTTTATGATTGCACTCAATTGCAAGCTCCCAGTAAAACCAAGcacaatataaaaagaaaaagaaaaaaatgtgtacCTCAGAGACAACCACAAGCCCAACAAGGAAAATATACCGACTattcaaaaaatttgaagtacAAGATCAAGACAATAGCAATAGCAAGAACTGCAATTATGGGGCCAATAATCCACTTGTTCATGCTCATTCTTTTTGACATATTAGTCATAATTCCCTTGCACTTTCCTGTGTTATCATCCACTCCATGCAGCAGAAATATAAGGAATCATCAGGTAAATACAGTGGCATGTATTTCAAAACTACTACTGTGGTGTGAAAATCATAGAATTTTGGTAGACAGCACAATAGTCATACCTATTACAGCTTAAACCTGAAGATAAAATAACGGACAAAGATCATAACAGTTCAATGCTAAGCACTAATGCTGAgactgaaaataaaaacaaacaaaaagggaaaacacacacacacatacacacgcACAtaccctcccaaaaaaaatgtaaatgatATTCAAGAATGGCATGTAATTGTTTCAAAGTGAAGAACATCAGAGCAGAATCAAATTACAGTTTCAAATATTACTCAAAGGAAAAGTAATAGAAGGACTTTCCTTAATTCTGTCACCAGATTTGCCCAGTCTCTCCGTTGTCATCCCTAGTCTTGCTCTCTGATCAGCCAATGCCTATTGCATATGCATCAATTATTTGTGCCAAATGACAATTCATGAACTCAAGGAAAAAGAATGTTGTCAATATTCACCAGTTATCAGTCCTCCAAATAAGAGACTAAAAGTTCACCACAATTGGGAAGCAGAACAGAGTAcgaatttaaataataataatatataaaaataaagaattagaCAGCGTGTCTCCCTGGACCCAAGAACTTAGACTGCCATCATTCAAATGACAAAGTGAACTCCAATAGTAAATACAATGGCAATacaagaaaatagaaaatggtGAGACAACCATTAGTTGCAGGACTGGGTACTGCCATACATCATTTTAGACCATAAGGGAGCATAAATCATACGCGACAGAGGGGATGAGATTGAGAAGCTCCCATGGGAGAACGGGAGTGATTgtcaaactaaataaaatggGATGGCTTGAACTGCAACAACAACAGTCTTAGCCCCAAAACTATAGGGGTTGGCAAAACTTTAAGATGACTTGAAATGGAAGGACCAGGAAATCTGTCACAATAAAGTTTGATTCCAACAGGACATAAGCTTATACATATAACTCTACAAGACAAGCTTTATTGTTTTATGATCAACTGACAATCAGAAGATACAAACAGATACATAGTTAATGGATCAATACCTAAACTGTTTCTGTACAATTATCAGCATATTGTGTTATCATCACCAATAATCAAAGCAAGAACAAGAACCATGCTTGAAACAATGAAAACGATTGCGGTCTCTGACAACAATTTCTCTATTGTATATATCAGAAACCATCTTAATAACAGAATGACAGTCTTGGCATATACGCAGATTCTTGAAAATATAAAGAGGTGAACCAGCTCTTGTGCTTATAAGCCCAAAACAGACTGCCAGCTTCTCACTATGTGAGAACAATGCCTGTTCTATCTCCTCCAATTCATCCACATTACCCACCTGACTGTCACAACCAGAGAAAACTTGGGAAGCGGCATTTGGGACATAACCAGCCACTCTCAATCTTCGAATCATCTCATCCAACATGATGTAAATATCCGTGATTTGCGGATGTGACTTATCCCCTGCACAGAACTGGTGAACTTGGCCATGAACATGAATTGAACTCGTTCCAGGCATCTTTCTAATACCCCTTTTCTTTAGAATCTGCCTAAGGGAATCAGCCTTGTCTCTCTTTCCCACCAAGGCATACATGTTTGAAAGCAGGATATGATATTCCGTGTTCTGGGGATCCATCTGAACCAGCTCTTGCAGAACTCGCTCACCCAGCTCTAGCTTTCCATGGACACTACATGAACCCAAAAGGGATCCGAGAACCACCTCATTCGGAGGCATTGGCATCTTTTTTATTAAGATTTCAGCTTCTTCTAAATGACCAGCCCGACCAAGAAGATCGACCACACAAGCATAATGTTCTATTGTAGGTGTTATGCCATGCACAGCTTCAAGTTCATGGAAGTATTGGCAACCCTCATCAACTAGACCTGAGTGGCTGCAGGAACTTAACACAGCCATAAAAGTTAATTCGTCTGGCTTGGCATCTTCCACCATACGAGGAAATATATCCAAAACAACTTTACCCCGTCCGTGCATTGCTAACCCACTAAGCATAGCATTCCATGCCACCACATTCCTTCGTGGCATGTGCTCAAAAACTCTATATGCAGCATTAACCCTACCACATTTCGCGTACATATCCACCAAAGCCGTGCCCACCATGATATCCATCTCATTTTCCATTGTCTTCAAAGCATACACTTGAACCCACCTACCCATCACCACATCTCCTGACTGTGCACATGCCGATAAAAACGAACAAAGTGTAACATAATTCAACCCAAAGCCACAACCAAAAATCATCTCACCAAGAAGTTTAAACCCTTCCTTGATAAACCCCCTCTCCACATAACCCACAA
This DNA window, taken from Quercus robur chromosome 2, dhQueRobu3.1, whole genome shotgun sequence, encodes the following:
- the LOC126703901 gene encoding uncharacterized protein LOC126703901 translates to MRNNSNSNENNSGSSNSTEPNPVSRPITEHGESGHNGLHSDLNPNFLEVILRQFNQMKDDVVARFDYMSDEMKQLKENQNLVHRVIVANGKDRHLNQPNVGANNDFVGGVGSGVNSNPLFENFQNMEVPLGLVNVPFTENSPRMENILHLINPPRTENVPHIENYHRNENNDHVTMNVPIRTENVLRGNNHRMRNNHHNGVPQRNNNNSGVEIPLDDIDFPRNDGNPELFMDNGFDNGQENELGHEMAQFQQYPRRDNATRNRANPRFAQ
- the LOC126715200 gene encoding uncharacterized protein LOC126715200 isoform X1 produces the protein MMGEVALASLSSTFKSPLLLHGSRTRCALGKEERKGKQKNRSYHEKAPWKPFNQKPIKYSSRFTSDLPLSESPWQASFDQYLENESRILKATFTDGEKMQVSEDEWRIQLPPLQFLFLTVQPIIDMRLRCKSKGKDYPSAVPCEITKVLELEMTKWELLGLDDVRESLGFSANAKGAIYPDRRATQSWIKTQFELNISFVLPPSLALVPKDVIQDIGVSVIQRLVDDKKQKANDGVLVDYDKFKREKLKNLV
- the LOC126715200 gene encoding uncharacterized protein LOC126715200 isoform X3: MMGEVALASLSSTFKSPLLLHGSRTRCALGKEERKGKQKNRSYHEKAPWKPFNQKPIKYSSRFTSDLPLSESPWQASFDQYLENESRILKATFTDGEKMQDEWRIQLPPLQFLFLTVQPIIDMRLRCKSKGKDYPSAVPCEITKVLELEMTKWELLGLDDVRESLGFSANAKGAIYPDRRATQSWIKTQFELNISFVLPPSLALVPKDVIQDIGVSVIQRLVDDKKQKANDGVLVDYDKFKREKLKNLV
- the LOC126715200 gene encoding uncharacterized protein LOC126715200 isoform X4, translating into MMGEVALASLSSTFKSPLLLHGSRTRCALGKEERKGKQKNRSYHEKAPWKPFNQKPIKYSSRFTSDLPLSESPWASFDQYLENESRILKATFTDGEKMQDEWRIQLPPLQFLFLTVQPIIDMRLRCKSKGKDYPSAVPCEITKVLELEMTKWELLGLDDVRESLGFSANAKGAIYPDRRATQSWIKTQFELNISFVLPPSLALVPKDVIQDIGVSVIQRLVDDKKQKANDGVLVDYDKFKREKLKNLV
- the LOC126715200 gene encoding uncharacterized protein LOC126715200 isoform X2; translation: MMGEVALASLSSTFKSPLLLHGSRTRCALGKEERKGKQKNRSYHEKAPWKPFNQKPIKYSSRFTSDLPLSESPWASFDQYLENESRILKATFTDGEKMQVSEDEWRIQLPPLQFLFLTVQPIIDMRLRCKSKGKDYPSAVPCEITKVLELEMTKWELLGLDDVRESLGFSANAKGAIYPDRRATQSWIKTQFELNISFVLPPSLALVPKDVIQDIGVSVIQRLVDDKKQKANDGVLVDYDKFKREKLKNLV
- the LOC126715200 gene encoding uncharacterized protein LOC126715200 isoform X5; this encodes MDQEPDVHLAKKRERASFDQYLENESRILKATFTDGEKMQVSEDEWRIQLPPLQFLFLTVQPIIDMRLRCKSKGKDYPSAVPCEITKVLELEMTKWELLGLDDVRESLGFSANAKGAIYPDRRATQSWIKTQFELNISFVLPPSLALVPKDVIQDIGVSVIQRLVDDKKQKANDGVLVDYDKFKREKLKNLV
- the LOC126715200 gene encoding uncharacterized protein LOC126715200 isoform X6; amino-acid sequence: MDQEPDVHLAKKRERASFDQYLENESRILKATFTDGEKMQDEWRIQLPPLQFLFLTVQPIIDMRLRCKSKGKDYPSAVPCEITKVLELEMTKWELLGLDDVRESLGFSANAKGAIYPDRRATQSWIKTQFELNISFVLPPSLALVPKDVIQDIGVSVIQRLVDDKKQKANDGVLVDYDKFKREKLKNLV
- the LOC126715202 gene encoding pentatricopeptide repeat-containing protein At5g15340, mitochondrial codes for the protein MIWPTHSTLTQHFRSLLRACARHSSLNTGKKIHATIITTGLANSPNSFLHNALLHLYSACGNPTYARKLFDKIPHSHKDSIDWTTLMGCYARHWVPRDALFLFVEMGREGVGVDDVAMVCMFNVCARLGDVEFGVQGHGCLVKMGLSDSVKACNAVMDMYVKCGMLGEARQVFEEMEERSVVSWTVILDGVVRCEGVGSGRVVFDMMLERNEVAWTIMIVGYVERGFIKEGFKLLGEMIFGCGFGLNYVTLCSFLSACAQSGDVVMGRWVQVYALKTMENEMDIMVGTALVDMYAKCGRVNAAYRVFEHMPRRNVVAWNAMLSGLAMHGRGKVVLDIFPRMVEDAKPDELTFMAVLSSCSHSGLVDEGCQYFHELEAVHGITPTIEHYACVVDLLGRAGHLEEAEILIKKMPMPPNEVVLGSLLGSCSVHGKLELGERVLQELVQMDPQNTEYHILLSNMYALVGKRDKADSLRQILKKRGIRKMPGTSSIHVHGQVHQFCAGDKSHPQITDIYIMLDEMIRRLRVAGYVPNAASQVFSGCDSQVGNVDELEEIEQALFSHSEKLAVCFGLISTRAGSPLYIFKNLRICQDCHSVIKMVSDIYNREIVVRDRNRFHCFKHGSCSCFDYW